The genomic stretch GAATTCTTGGTGGGCTTGTAGGGATTGGAGGTGGAATCCTCCTTGTCCCTGCCCTTGTTTATTTTTTTGAATTTAATCAAAAACTAGCCCAAGGAACCACACTGGCAGCAATGGTTCCCCCCATTGGAATTGTGGCAGCTTATATTTATTATACACGAGGAGAAACCAATCTCTTTGCTGCTGCTTTTATCAGTGCAGGATTTATTCTTGGAAGTATTTTTGGCGCAGGGATGGCATCCAAAATTGATACAACCACTCTATCCCGATTTTTTGGAATCTTTACCGTGATCGTTGGCCTTAAAATGATTTTTTTTCCGAAGTAAAAATGAAATAAATTTTTCCTTGCAGGAACATTGGTTTTCAGTTTCCATTCACTCGTGTTCGGTTTTTATCTCACATTCTTTTGGATTCTTATTTCCTTTTTTTCCGCCAACTTTTCTTGGCCGGCCGGACTCATTCCCCCGCTCCAATTCCTTTTTTGGTGGAACCTTGTTTTCTCTTCTTTTTGGTTACTTCTGATCTTTATAGTTGTTTTTGGGCTTTTAGGCTTTTTACTTCGCATTCCCGTTGTTGGAATTTTGTTACAGGGCATTCGAAATCAAATCACAGAAATTGGTTGGTATCATTTCCTCCTCAACCGAACTACTGTTTGGCTGCTAAGCCAGATACTCATTCTTTCCGGTTCCTTTGTGTTTGGATATGGTGGCCATACCGAAACCTGGATTTATACTGTTTCCCTTTCTGTGACCATTCTAGGTTACTTCATCAAACAAAATTTTTACAAACCAATGGCAAGTTTTTCCGGTTCAAAAGGTATCTTTGTTTATCGAAGTGGGGGAACCAATAGAGGGGTAAATCCCCATCACACTCCCTTTCCTGAAGAAAAAGACGTAACTCCTCCATAACTTTTTTCTTTTGATTCTCAAATGATTGGCAAACCAATCTAATAGGGTATGGAATCAGTTACAAAAAAGTTTCGAACCCTACCTCTTTCGATTTTGGCCTTTGTATTTGTA from Leptospira bourretii encodes the following:
- a CDS encoding TSUP family transporter, translating into MSLGILFLLLGVGAGILGGLVGIGGGILLVPALVYFFEFNQKLAQGTTLAAMVPPIGIVAAYIYYTRGETNLFAAAFISAGFILGSIFGAGMASKIDTTTLSRFFGIFTVIVGLKMIFFPK